TACAATATGTTAAAGGAGGTGGCCGTCATACCAAATGTCATAACACATGGACTGATGGCTCTCGATGTTTATAATAAACTTGAGATGTCAGCGGTTCAAAAAGCGATTGAGAAACATCCGAAAGCGTACTTGCTTGGGAGTAATGGACCGGACATTTTGTTCTACTACAAAGTTCTGCCTTGGCAAGACCAAAAGCTGAATAAACACGTCGCTGGCTACGGAAATGCGGTGCACGAAACTCACATCAATGACTTCTTTAGGGAAGCGGTGAGATTTGTAGGGGATATGAAAGACCCAGAACGCCAAGATATTTTGATTTCTTATCTTGCGGGTCATTTCTTACACTGGTCACTTGATTCATTAGCACACCCTTTTATCTTCTATAGAAGTGGTGAAATTGCTGGAGCTACAAAGTTTTGGCACTATCGTTACGAATCAATGATAGACGCACTTATGATTACCTATGTTAAGAAACGCGATATGAACAGTTTGAAGGCTATACGCTTCGTGGATGTATCTGCGAGTGAACGCCGTGTTATTGCATCGTTTTATCAAATGATGTTGGCTCGTGTATTTCACATTGATACCGAACCAGAAGTTATTGATGAAGCAATTGCTTCATTCAAAAAAGCATTAGGATTTCTGTATGATCCCCATAACGTCAAGACATCGGCAATTAAAGCCTACGAAAATAAGTTCTTGGAGCCTTGGGCATTATCAAGTCATATCGTCAATGCAAACATTGACGCAGAATACGATGTTTTGAACTTAAAACACGATGTATGGTCAAATCCAACAGACATCAACGACACATCAACACTATCGTTTGTTGACTTGTATGATTATTCCATTAAATTGGGGTTACTCTTACTCGATCGATTCGATGATGCCTTGCTGGGCGATGCCGTTAACTTTGACGAAATCTTAAATGATTGTCAGTACGATACAGGGCGACCTGTTGGCATCAAAATGAAGTTTTACAATTCAATTTACAACAAATAATAGGGAGGGTTTTATTATGTTAATCAATATCCATGGAAAAAATGTAGAAATTACAGACGCAATGCATGCAGCAGTTGAAGACAAACTTGAGTTCTTACACAAGTATTTCGAAATTGATGATTCATGGCGTGCAAATGTTGTCGTTAATACATATCCAGCTGGAGCCAAAGTAGAAGTTACGATTACTTCGAAATTTAGCCCACTACGTGCAGAAGTGATGAACGAAGATTTCTATGCAGCTTTGGATAAAGTTGTTCATAAACTTGAAGATCAAATTCGTCGTCACAAAACACGTCTCTCAAAACGTAACCGCGAAGGTTTATCACAAGCATTCGTATCGATGATTGATGATTACGAAGCAAAACCGGAAGCAGCTGATGAAGCACAATTGGTTCGTACAAAGACAGTTGTCGCAGAATCAATGAACCTTAATGACGCAGTATTAGACATGGAAATGTTGGGACACACATTCTTTATTTATACCGATGATGAAACCAACGAAATTGCAGTTGTTTACAAGCGTCTTGACGGTGATTATGGGTTACTTGAAGTTGAAAGAGAAAATGATTAATTCCCACTTATTTGTGGTATAATAATCAAAACGGAGGTTTAGGCATGAGCTTTAAAGACAAATTAAAAAATATTTTAACACCAGTAGAAGATGAGTATCTTGAGTTCTCCGACGAGGAGGCAGAAAGTTTGAGTGATTATGAAACATCAGGTTCCAAATCAGCATCCAAGCTTCCAACCGATACAAAGATGGTACTTTTTGAGCCTCGCTCATTTGAGGAATCGGAAGAAGTTGCACGTTATCTAAAAGAAAAACGTGCTGCAGTTGTTAATCTTCACCGTTTACAACGTGATTATGCACAACGCACCATTGATTTCCTTACTGGGGTAGTGTTTGCGCTAGATGGCACAATCCAAAAGATTGGACATAACGTCATTCTCTGTACACCACGTACAATTGGGGTACAAGGGGAAATTAGCATGAACCTGGAAGACCTTGATTCCTAATAAGGAGAAATGATGTCAAACAAACACGAATTTCGTATTATGCGTCAGGGCTATGATCGCTTTGAAGTGGATCAAGTCGTTAATGATTTAGAGCATGAGAATAAAGTGATGCAAAAACAAATGCAAATCTTTAAGAAACAAGTCGAGACACTTCAAGAACAACGTGATATAATCAAGAAACGCTACCAGCAATTGGTAGGTGAAATAGCAGTTCGAGAACGAGCAGCTGAAGAAATGTCACGATTGGCACTTCGCGAAGCAAACTCAATCATTGATAATGCCCGCTCAAACGCTGATATGATTGTCCGTGAAGCAATGTCGACTTCGCGTCAGGTTCTTGTAGAAATTGCACGAATCTCAAACGAGTCAAATGAGCTCCGAGATGAATTGAAATTTAGAATTAAAGATTTAGAGGAAGCAATCGACGGTCTAGAATTGCCGGATGCTCCAAATTTGAACTTATATAGCGATGACCAAGACACATCAAAATAGCAATCCATTCTAGAGACTTCATGGTTGGTGAAAATGAAGAGGGACCTGTATTGATATCACTTGTGAGCTTGTTTTTGAATCGAGTAGAAAACACGTGGGCGGCGTTAACGCATTTAAGTGCACATACACTGTATGTGAATTAAGGTGGTACCACGTTTAAGACGTCCTTATTAGGACGTCTTTTTATTATTTAGGAGGAAAGATATGGATTACAAAGATACACTATTATTACCCAAAACAGATTTTGAAATGCGCGGGAATCTTAATAAAAAAGAACCCCTGATCCAACAACAATGGGATGAAGAAAATCTCTATGAAGCAATGCTAAAGGTTCGTGAGGAAGAAGGCGCACCCCTTTTTGTGTTGCACGATGGTCCTCCCTATGCAAATGGTAACATCCATTTGGGACATGCGTTGAATGGAATTCAAAAAGATTTATTGGTACGTACAAAACACATGGCAGGATTTAGAACGCCATTCCGTCCGGGATGGGATACACATGGCTTGCCAATCGAAACGGCAATTCAAAAATTAGGTGTTGATCGCAAGTCAATCCCGTTGCATGAGTTCCGTGCTTTATGTGAGAAGTATGCACGCGAGCAAGTTGCAATTCAAATGAAAGATTTTAAATCATTGGGTAAAATTGGTGACTATAAAAATCCATACATCACCTTAAATAAAGACTATGAAGCAACTCAAATTCGTGTTTTTGCGCAAATGGCTCTCAAAGGTATGATCTATAAGGGACTAAAACCAGTCTATTGGTCACCATCCAGCGAAACTGCATTGGCAGAAGCTGAAATTGAATACTATGATCGTAAAGACCCCGCTATCTTTATTGCATTTGATGTTGTAGATGGCAAAGGGGTTCTTGATGCTGGTGACCGTTTGGTCATTTGGACAACGACACCATGGACAATTCCTGCAAACTTAGCAATCTCAGTGAATGCGAATATGGAATATGTTCTTGTTAAGACCGCTAAGGGGAATCTTGTTTTAATGAAGTCCCTTATGGAGAATGCACTCAAAGAACTTGAACTTGAAAACGAAGGCATCCTGAAATCGTTTATGGGTTCGGAAATTGAATATGTTACCTACAAACACCCGTTGTATGATCGTGTATCTCCTGTTTTAAATGGTGATCACGTTACGGATGAAGCGGGTACAGGGTGTGTCCATACGGCACCTGACCATGGAGCGGAAGACTTTGATGTTTGCGCAAAATACGGAATCAAACCAATTGGACCGGTTGATGCACAAGGTCATTTAAACGAGAAAACCGGTGAATTTGCGGGAATGTTCTTTGAAAAGGCGAATAAAGAAGTTACACTTCGTTTGGAAGAAGAACAAGCACTCTTAAAGATGGGTTGGATTACGCATAGTTATGCTCATGACTGGCGCACTAAGAAACCAATTATTTATCGTGCAACCACACAATGGTTTGCATCGATTGATGGCATTCGTCAACAAATTCTTGATGAAATTGCAAGTGTCACATGGTACCCTGCATGGGGTGAAAAGCGCATGCACAACATGATCGCTGATCGTGGTGATTGGACCATTTCACGCCAACGTGCGTGGGGTGTGCCGATTCCAATTTTCTATGCTGAAGATGGAACACCAATCATTGATGCGAAAGTGTTTGATCATGTAGCAGATCTTTTTGATGAATTTGGTTCAAACATTTGGTTTGAAAAAGAAGCCAAAGACCTCCTTCCAGACGGCTATACACATCCGAATTCACCAAATGGTGAATTTACCAAGGAAAAAGATATCATGGATGTATGGTTTGATTCCGGGTCATCACACACAGCAGCATTAAACCACAAGGAAACACCACTTCCGGTGGATGCATATGCAGAGGGGGCTGACCAATATCGCGGATGGTTTAACTCATCACTTATCATTTCAGTTGCGCTCTACGGTATTGCGCCGTATAAAAACGTTATTACACACGGCTTCATCAAATTAGATGGTGGCGAGAAAATGAGTAAGTCAAAATCAAATGGACTCAGTCCTAATGAAATCACAAGCACACTTGGTGCGGATATTCTTCGTCTGTGGGTTGCGAGTGTAGACTATCACTCAGACATTACGATGTCTCAAGATCTCTTGAAACAAGTCAGCGAATCCTACCGAAAAATTCGAAACACATTCCGATTTATGCATGGAAACTTGGCAGATTTTGATATTGAACGTGATGGTATTGCGATTGAAGAACTTTCACTCCTCAACCGATATGTCCTTAACGATGCAGTGCGCATCAATGCTGAAGCACAAAAATCATACGCACAATACGACTATCAAAAAGCAACAACTGCAGTCTTGAATTCCCTTATTAATACAATGTCATCGTACTATCTCGATTATACGAAAGACATCCTTTATATTGAGAAATCAGATGCACGCAGTCGTCGCGAGATTCAAACGGTTATCTATCATACTTTAGATATCTTCCTCAAACTCTTGTCACCAATCTTGGTTCATACAAGCGAGGAAATGTACGCAATCTTCAAACCAAACCAAGGCAGCATCCATCTGACAAAATTTGTGGCACCTCAGGATGAGATTGTAAGTGTCCAAGAAAAAGCAGACATGAACGAACTCTTCAAATTGCGTGAATCTGTGTTTAAAGCATTGGAAGAAAAACGTGCTGAGAAAACAATTGGAAAATCGTTGGAGGCTGAAGTTCATTTAAACCTCGAATCTGGCTTTGGTGATAAAGTTCAAGCAATTCTTGGTGAACATCTTGCCCAATGGTTTATTGTTTCTGATGTTAAATTCACAAACGAAGACCTTCCTGAAGTTTCAGGATATAGAGTGGGTGTCCAAAAGACAGAAGGTCACACATGTTCGCGTTGCTGGAATGTTGTAACGACTGTAAATACAGACGGCCTATGTCCACGTTGTGAATCGGTTTTAAAGGGATAAGTATGAGAATAACATCGCTACAAAACGATACAATTAAGATGCTTGTAAAACTGGGCTCAAAAAAGAATCGCGATGCCAGTGGTATGTTTCTTGTTGAAGGAGAACACCTTCTGCAAGAAGCAAAAGCATCGGGACTTCTTGAAAAGAGTATTGGTATCGGGACGGATTATGATTTTGAAATTACCGAACATATTGCTGAAAAGCTCTCAACAACAAAGTCTGGTTCAACTGTTTTCGGATTGGTACGAAAACCAGATTACAAACACGTAAAAGGATCACGTTATCTTCTTTGTGATGGAATTCAGGACCCTGGAAATCTTGGGACAATGATTCGTACTGCCCACAGTTTTGGTTTTGATGCCCTGTATTTATCAGAGTCTTGTGTTGACGAGTATAACGACAAAGTTATTCGAGCAACACAGGGGGCGTTATTTCATATTCCGGTTTTGCGCGGAAATCTTGTCGAGATGATTAAAGAGTTACAAAGTGATGGCGTTCGTGTTTACAGTACTTATCTGGGCAACGATACTGTGGGACTTGCTTCCCTGGATGCTCCCAAATTAGCAATTGTAATGGGTTCAGAAGGAAATGGTGTTTCCGACAGTGTTGTTCAAGCATCGAATGGTACCGTAAAGATTGAAACATCGCAATTTGAATCACTCAATGTTGCAATCGCAACAGGTATTGTATGTTACGCTTTGCGTAAGTAATGGAGGAACTATGAAACTACAAGAATTTACACCCCAGGATTTGGAAGGGTATATTACGCTCGCCACAAAATTTCACAGTGGCCCAGCAAGTTTTACGGCACCCGATGTTGCGATATTTGAACGAAATTTTGATTATATCGTGAATCACGATTCCGCCTTCGGATGGTTTATTTACGAAGAAGGTTATGTTTGTGGCTATGTGCTATGCTCAATGATGTATTCGACTGAAGTTGGTGGACTGTCACTGTGGGTTGAAGAACTCAGTGTTGAAGATGGTTTTCAAGGAAAGGGCATTGGAAGTAAGACATTGAATAGTCTTATTGAAATGTTCCCAGAAGTGAAACGTTTCCGTCTTGAAGTTGCACCATCAAATGAGAGTGCAAAGAAACTCTACAAACGTTTGGGCTACGATTTTATTGCCTACGAACAAATGATTATTGATCGTTAGAGATATATTTAGGGATCTTCTTCGGAAGATTCTTTTTTTTGTGCAAAAGTGAATTGCGCGGTGTCAAAATAAGTGTGATTGGTTACGTTCTTAACCCAAAATAAACAAACTACATTATCATAACATGACAAACAAAGTGCATAATTGCACAAAGGAGACGACATGAAACCAATCAAACATTTGATGATTACGTTATTAATGACGAGCATGACACTCTTGAGTGTTGGGGCGCAAGAGCCTAATGAAGGCGAAGTCAATCCCAAACGAGAAGAGAACTTTTCCACAATGGAAAATTCGAGCGCCAACCTAGCAAGCGCATGGGAAAATGAAACAATTGGTCGCATTGAAGACGATCACACGATCGCCATGGACCAAGAGAGTAATTCGCTCAAGAATACACTGCAGCATGCACACTCAAGTTATGAAGGTGAAGAAGAAAGTGTGTATTTTGAGACACCGGCACTGGAATCCATTGTTCGTGATGAGTTGAGAATTCCAGCAGATCAGCCAATTACTGCGCAAGACATGCTTAACTTGCGTGGAATAACAATCACAGAAGGCGGTCACTACTCACTTGTGGGGATGGAATATGCAAAGCAATTTATCAACTTTTCAGTAAGCGTTAAAGATAATGCCGTGGTAACACTTGATGACATCAGTCCGCTACAACATACGAATCTATTCTACTTTGCACTGTATTCACCAACAATCATTGCTGATGAGTCACAATTATATTTACTACCAGCTGCTTCCATGAAAACAGTAAAGTTTACGGACACTGCAATGGTTCAAGACTATTCCTTTGTTACCGGGCTTAAGGAATTGACACGTGTGGAATTTGTCAATGATGCAGAGCGCAAAGAGTTGGATGTTTCTTTCTTGCATGATTTACCCAAACTATCATCTTTCAAATTGAAGAGCGTAAACTTTGGAACAACATTGAATGTTGATACGCTACCAAAGTTATGGGACTTCACGCTAGAAAATACGGATGTTCAATCCCTTTACTTCATTAATGAAACCAGTGAGTTACGTGGGTTTACCTTGCGCGAAAACGCTGAATTGACGGACCCTTCAAGAGCAGCATTTGCAACAAAGGTACAATCAATTCAACTAACCCAATCGCCAATTACAAATATTGATTTTATGAGTACCTTGGTAAACCTTGAAACAGCATTCTTATTTGATAACGAAATTGAAGATATTACAGGTGTTTATGGTGTGAATGGTGGGAATACCAAACTTACATACCTCCAACTCACCAACAACAAAATTAAAGATGCGTCGGTTATGGGGAGAATGAAGTTTCCAAAATCAACGGATGGTTATGAAGCAGCAATATTTTTGAATAAAAATCAAATTGAGGACATTTCATTTCTAGACACGATTGAATTTGATGAAGACACTGCGATATCATTGAGCTACAATAAAATAACGGACTTTACACCAATGCAACGTTTTGATCAAAACACAAAAACAATCATTTCAGCAATGGCGCAAATTATTGATGTTGGTGATACCTATTCAAACATCCCAATGGCATTAAATATGTTAAAACCTATGAATGAAGATAAAAGTCAATTCATCTATTCTTATGAAGATGTTGTGGGTGCGGGCGACGTGGAGCGTGGTGCAATCGAAGTAATGGATGATTATCATGTCATGTTCCCAACTGCAACACCGCAAGATGATGAATTTTACAATACGTTCTATGTTTATAGTTATGACTATATGGCTGCAAGCTCGGGTGCAATCAGCACACCGCAAATTGCTCACTCTACCCGTGCAACTGCAAATGTACTTGGACAACCAACGCTAACAAGTCAAAAGACTGTGATTGAATATTATATTGGTTCATCAGTTACAGAAGCTCAATTCTTGAAAGATATTGGTGTCGAAATTCTGAATGATAGCCTTGCTCAAGCAAAACTCTTATCCGATTTCAACAGGATTGACTTTGATGTTCTTTCTGAAAATGAGGTGACTGTGAGTCTTGCACAACGAGAGTTCAGTGATCAATTGAAGATTACCGTAAAGATTATTGATATACCACTTGTGAACGATCCAACTTTCAATATTAGTACAGACACAATTGACTACGTTGTTGGCAATCCTGTAACACAAGCACAATTCTTTGAGGATATTGGTCTCTCAATCAATGGGGATGCCACGGTTCTTGCTAACTTTACGGATGTTGATTTTAATACCGTAGGAGCATACAAAGTGACATTGACACTTGGCTTACGTGCAATTGGCGATACGCATGAAGTTACCGTTAATATTATCCCATCGTCAAATTCCGAAGGTGAAGAAGAAACAGATAGAAATACTCCCGTTCTACCATCGACAGGGGTGTCGCAAGGCTTCGCTGGATTCGGAGTTGTAAGTCTTGGTGCAGCATTTCTAATTTACAATCGTTTGAGAAAGACACAAGAAGTAAAGTAATTTAATTACAAAGAAAACCCGAAATCGCA
The window above is part of the Erysipelothrix sp. HDW6C genome. Proteins encoded here:
- a CDS encoding zinc dependent phospholipase C family protein, whose product is MALDVYNKLEMSAVQKAIEKHPKAYLLGSNGPDILFYYKVLPWQDQKLNKHVAGYGNAVHETHINDFFREAVRFVGDMKDPERQDILISYLAGHFLHWSLDSLAHPFIFYRSGEIAGATKFWHYRYESMIDALMITYVKKRDMNSLKAIRFVDVSASERRVIASFYQMMLARVFHIDTEPEVIDEAIASFKKALGFLYDPHNVKTSAIKAYENKFLEPWALSSHIVNANIDAEYDVLNLKHDVWSNPTDINDTSTLSFVDLYDYSIKLGLLLLDRFDDALLGDAVNFDEILNDCQYDTGRPVGIKMKFYNSIYNK
- the hpf gene encoding ribosome hibernation-promoting factor, HPF/YfiA family, with amino-acid sequence MLINIHGKNVEITDAMHAAVEDKLEFLHKYFEIDDSWRANVVVNTYPAGAKVEVTITSKFSPLRAEVMNEDFYAALDKVVHKLEDQIRRHKTRLSKRNREGLSQAFVSMIDDYEAKPEAADEAQLVRTKTVVAESMNLNDAVLDMEMLGHTFFIYTDDETNEIAVVYKRLDGDYGLLEVEREND
- a CDS encoding cell division protein SepF, whose amino-acid sequence is MSFKDKLKNILTPVEDEYLEFSDEEAESLSDYETSGSKSASKLPTDTKMVLFEPRSFEESEEVARYLKEKRAAVVNLHRLQRDYAQRTIDFLTGVVFALDGTIQKIGHNVILCTPRTIGVQGEISMNLEDLDS
- a CDS encoding DivIVA domain-containing protein, which produces MSNKHEFRIMRQGYDRFEVDQVVNDLEHENKVMQKQMQIFKKQVETLQEQRDIIKKRYQQLVGEIAVRERAAEEMSRLALREANSIIDNARSNADMIVREAMSTSRQVLVEIARISNESNELRDELKFRIKDLEEAIDGLELPDAPNLNLYSDDQDTSK
- the ileS gene encoding isoleucine--tRNA ligase, which codes for MDYKDTLLLPKTDFEMRGNLNKKEPLIQQQWDEENLYEAMLKVREEEGAPLFVLHDGPPYANGNIHLGHALNGIQKDLLVRTKHMAGFRTPFRPGWDTHGLPIETAIQKLGVDRKSIPLHEFRALCEKYAREQVAIQMKDFKSLGKIGDYKNPYITLNKDYEATQIRVFAQMALKGMIYKGLKPVYWSPSSETALAEAEIEYYDRKDPAIFIAFDVVDGKGVLDAGDRLVIWTTTPWTIPANLAISVNANMEYVLVKTAKGNLVLMKSLMENALKELELENEGILKSFMGSEIEYVTYKHPLYDRVSPVLNGDHVTDEAGTGCVHTAPDHGAEDFDVCAKYGIKPIGPVDAQGHLNEKTGEFAGMFFEKANKEVTLRLEEEQALLKMGWITHSYAHDWRTKKPIIYRATTQWFASIDGIRQQILDEIASVTWYPAWGEKRMHNMIADRGDWTISRQRAWGVPIPIFYAEDGTPIIDAKVFDHVADLFDEFGSNIWFEKEAKDLLPDGYTHPNSPNGEFTKEKDIMDVWFDSGSSHTAALNHKETPLPVDAYAEGADQYRGWFNSSLIISVALYGIAPYKNVITHGFIKLDGGEKMSKSKSNGLSPNEITSTLGADILRLWVASVDYHSDITMSQDLLKQVSESYRKIRNTFRFMHGNLADFDIERDGIAIEELSLLNRYVLNDAVRINAEAQKSYAQYDYQKATTAVLNSLINTMSSYYLDYTKDILYIEKSDARSRREIQTVIYHTLDIFLKLLSPILVHTSEEMYAIFKPNQGSIHLTKFVAPQDEIVSVQEKADMNELFKLRESVFKALEEKRAEKTIGKSLEAEVHLNLESGFGDKVQAILGEHLAQWFIVSDVKFTNEDLPEVSGYRVGVQKTEGHTCSRCWNVVTTVNTDGLCPRCESVLKG
- a CDS encoding RNA methyltransferase, translated to MRITSLQNDTIKMLVKLGSKKNRDASGMFLVEGEHLLQEAKASGLLEKSIGIGTDYDFEITEHIAEKLSTTKSGSTVFGLVRKPDYKHVKGSRYLLCDGIQDPGNLGTMIRTAHSFGFDALYLSESCVDEYNDKVIRATQGALFHIPVLRGNLVEMIKELQSDGVRVYSTYLGNDTVGLASLDAPKLAIVMGSEGNGVSDSVVQASNGTVKIETSQFESLNVAIATGIVCYALRK
- a CDS encoding N-acetyltransferase, whose protein sequence is MKLQEFTPQDLEGYITLATKFHSGPASFTAPDVAIFERNFDYIVNHDSAFGWFIYEEGYVCGYVLCSMMYSTEVGGLSLWVEELSVEDGFQGKGIGSKTLNSLIEMFPEVKRFRLEVAPSNESAKKLYKRLGYDFIAYEQMIIDR